The region CACGTAGGTAAGATATGGTGGGACTCTCTCTCACATAGTGTGTAGGATATGCCACGACTTCTTGCtgccccttctccgcctcttctcgtGGCGCTTTCCTCCGTTCGCTCCTTTCGATATATACATTTTCTCTGCGACGGGGACGTATGCTTCGCTGTTGCGTGTTTGTGTTGGCACACGATCGTTTCAACATTACGCATACTCAGCAGCTGGTTAGACCCCGCAGCCCAGACGCAGACACTTCTTCACCTGAGCAGGAGCTCTGCACACattcctcccctctccccctacACTTCGCGTGGCGTGTCGCGCTTTCATATCCATTCCGTCTCTAGTGCtgtctgctgcggctgccgcctcaAGTTGACGAGAgcttccacacacacacacacacacacacacacgcacgaacacgcacgcgcccgtactcgcacacacgaacaTAAACGAAGAGGGGCGCACCTACGCTCGCACGTATAAAcgcacgtctctctctctctacatATAGAGAGAACGAGACTCCATCCTCTTATCACGATCCGTACACGTGCGCTTCCTTTGCGCCCCTTCTTCACCTACACTCACCGATGGTTTTCGTCTTCACGTCAGTCATCTCTTTTTCCTGTTTTCTTGGCTTTGGCCTTCACCGAAACGTTATAGATCCTTGTACGCAGGGGCGTCTCTGTCCACTGTTGGCCCTCCCCCCATTTTCTTTGTCcatgtgtctgtgcgtgtgctcgaaATAGAGAGAGGAAGCTTCACACTTCCTTCTATACAGGTAAATATTTTCTTAGTCTGTTGCACTCACCAGGAACACGTACAAGTCTCTCGGTCCTTCCCTCTTGCTTCGCTTGCCGCTGATCCTCCCCATCGTTTGCGATCTACATCTCTCCgcaacgctgcagcacgtTCCTGATCGACTTCTCTGTCGTTCTCTTGTCTTCTTTCTCGGTACAGCTCCTCTCAAGACACTCCTGATACGTGCGCATCTGcaagcgcacgcatacaGGAAGTAatcgtgcacgcgcgcctaCCACACGTACCTACAACGCtcgaagagagcgagcgagagtGAGAGCAACTCCCCTTCCTGGTGTGACCCGTGCaaagaaggcgcgcgcgaatcgccgttgctgcggctCTTGTGTCCAaccctccttttttttgcgtcTTTCTGGTCCATAGAGACGTGTTCCGTTATAGAGAAGAGAGCgtcgcacgcgcaggcacgctCTACCATCATGCGTCCATATGCCCATCTTCTTCAGCGCTGCCTaggcggtgcgctgcacaattctcctcttctttttgcctCTGCGAAATCTCGTTCAAGTGGCAGCGGAGGGGGCcgcgctgtggctgctgtggcgccgccgaaCAGGATCGAAAACGACGGGGAGCTGCTCCGTTCGACGGAGGACAGGTACGGGGGCTCGGCGGGGTctcgccgacgccagcgcccCACAACAGCGCAGCTACTAGCCAAccatggtggcggcggttCTCAAGGTGCTGTCAGTGACGCTGTGAGCCCTGTGGAGCGACTTCTGAAGAAGCATGAGGTgagtgccggcggcggcactgccaACGCTATCCCTGTCCCGAGCAAATCTCGGCAGAGGGTGAAAAACGGGCTCGTGGCTCCTCCCACGCGTGCCGAGGAGCCGACATCTGGTGGAGGCACAGATGATGATGGGGATGACCTTGGCGGGGCGCTTTCTCTGTTGCCTTCGGCGACACCGGcagcaaagcagcagcagctcttgaCGAACCCCTTCCGCGGCCTACACGCCGATGTGACCCGTAGCTACCGTGTCGACCAGCTGAGGGAggtggcgacagcggctGACTTGATGCTCGCACGGCAGGAGAAGAAGtccaccgccttctccttcttgCACTTCCGTGCCGGTGAGCGTTTCTATCAAGGGCACTGGGGGAGCGTGGCCGACATGCAGGCGCAGTTCGATGCGTTCACCGAGGCCGCGCAGACGACGCTGTCCAAGCGCATCTCGAGGCCGTACTTGCGCGGTACGCCGATCCCCGGCCTGACACTGTTCAACAACGATCTCGGCCTGCAAAGCCCGCTCGTGCAGTGCAGCTATCCCCTGATCGTTGctcagcggctgctgctcttccccGATTACTTACGGCACTTCCACACCATCTGCGGACGTGAGAACGTGCCCTGCGACTTCTACGCCGACATCGACCTCCCTGGCGAGTCTGCCGCCGGGGCGGAGAAGATGTTGCTGGAAGTGCTCAACTACCtggaggtgcggctgcccgGCGTGGGCTTCACTGACCCCTTCTTTCTTGTCTTGACGAACGCCGTACCGAGCAGGGATAAGGTGTCGTACCACATTCATGCTCGGAGCTTCACACACATGAAAAACCGCCCACTCGCCAGCAACGCTGAGGCGAGCACGAACGGCAAAGCGAAACGCAAGTCCGCCAGACAGATGAAGGCCAAGGCAGCTGCATCAgctccggcagcgccagccgaCCGCAAGTTTGACGAGGATGACATAGACGAGGAACACGACGAAGATCCGTACGACGACCTGAGCGACATGGTCAGCGCTGTGGATGCCGGCGGCAAGGGCTCGACGTcctcgcgcggcggcagtgctgccACCCCCAAGGTGGTAGCGTTCCAGGACTACCGCGCCGTGAAGCTCATCGCCGATGAGGTGAACCAAACAATCGGCCGGGACATCGTTGACCACAACTGCTACCGGACGAACGGcatgctgcgctgcgccttcagCGCCAAGATGCCCTCTGCACAGGATCACAACTACCATCAGCAGACCGAcaacggcgcggcggcggcgcgcaagcGTCTTGTGCCGCTTGTGACCGCCTCCGACCCGGctttgcagcagcggctgtcgGAGACCGAGTCGGTGCTCCGCACCATGACGGACCCCGAAGTGCTGGAGCTCACTTTCGTCACGAGGCACCTGGACGCGGACGCCAAGGTGATCAAGGCCGCCCGCAAACATGCCACGAGTCTCTTGGCGCACGAGAGTGATGCCCCCGCCGAGAGTGCGGAGCAActgcaccgcgccgccgtgtTGGACGCGACAACAAGGCACCGCTTTAAGCTGATTCGGCCGCGCCAGATCATGGGCCCACAGGCAACGCAGGCCGTGGAGTACGACGCCTACGGCAACGTCGTGCCGCCCTTCCTCACAGAGGCCGCAAAGTGGCGCCGCTTCAAGGCGGTCACGGCGAAGCTGCGCACCTTGCCGCCTCGAGCTGCGGAGAGCTACgacgtgtgggtgcgtgttGGCCTTGCCCTTCACAACTTCAGCAACGAAGACCACGTCTTCGAGGAGTGGGTGCGCTTCTCGCTCAAGTCACCGCTCAAGTACTCGCGGGAGGTCTGCCGTAAGAAGTGGATGCAGTTCGAACGCAATCCCGACGCGCTGAACTGGCGCCGTGGGTTCAACTATCTGAACTCGACTGTGTGGCGCCAGGTGTGATGATGCAAGGAGGAAGGTGGATATACGTACACGCCACGCACCTACACGCATCTTTGTGCCTCCGCGTGATACGCACATGGCCGCATGAGCTGTGGCGCTGCCAAGCGGCGAGAGACACATAGAGGAGTTGAGAAAGGGATCTGCCAGCCTTGCTTGCTGCCATTCTTTATGAAGTGCGCAAGCGTGTGTCGTTAGTGGGCCGAGGGTATCGTGTGGTGAGGAACGAAAAAGCGAtgcgcgctggtgcgcgtgtgtgcatgtgcggctTGCAACAGCGTAGAAGCAGAGACCGGAGTAAGGAGTCGAGAGAAAGAACAGAACCCAAAGTGGCGGTGATGTTCctggtgacggtggtggcgtcgGTGGTGTGGGGTCTTGAAACGTGCGTTGGTGACTACCCCAACGAAACAACGACAAAATGTTTACGCCGTTTCccgttcccccccccccgcgttCTCCAGTTGTTCATCGAACACACACCACTTAGacccgcagccgccaccatcTTTCACACTCTCACTCATACACAGTTTTCTCCGTTGGCTTGTTTCTTCAcgtcctctctcctttccaTCTCCGTGCATAGTGGGcctgctctcctctccaaAGTGGCTTAGTTCTAAGCACCctcacccccgccccctctctctcgctttctttaCTTATTCTTTACTCTTCCCCGTCCGCACATCCTCAACACGTGTTTTGTGCGTATCACGGTCGCCGCACGCGCTTTACCTGTACTTCTCTCGGCGACTCTGCTCTCACCTCTTCCCCTGTGGTTGGGACGGGgtttttctttcgctctcgTGCTTCGATGGACGTCTCTGCCGATGCCCTTCGATTTTTTTTCTAGGCTGGCGTTTGTTTTCTTCACGACCCCCACCCTTTATAGCTGCACGTTCTACCGGTTGTGTCGCTCGGTGTGTTCTGCGGGCTCTCTCAGCGCCTTTATGTAGGCGACGTCCGTCGCTCTTTTCACTCTCTCCTGCTTGTCATGGTCTTGGCGagttcgtgcgtgtgtgcgtggggggagggatCCTTTACGCAAGAGACGCGCCCGGATGCCGGAGGGTGCTGGGAGAGGGGTTGTTGGGTGGCTGTCGCTTTAATCATGGATGAAGGATCTGGCCGGGTGTGCATTCACTAATAGGGGTTTCGGCGTCTGTGATTGCTGTCCTTGCGTACACGAGTGTATCTAGGTGCTTGTAttcatgcacgcacatgtCTTTCGCCTATCGGCCACCCTGcccgcacctctctctctctcgcattGGCGGGTGGTGGCCTGTCGTCGTTGCGGAGGCGCTTGTTTCGATGGAACATCGTTTTCATGCGCTCGTGCGCGGACGAGATCGCGCGCTTTCTTTCCCCTCGCTGGTGATGGTGGGGGTTGGGTGGATgcgcgtgctctctctctctctttctttccaATTTGCGAGTGCCGCGGCGGTTTTGCACACGCTCGTGTCTTCGCTGGTCGCCTGTCGTTTGGTTCCACATGttttgtgcgcgcgtgcgtctccatctctcctGCACGCCTCCACTCAATCGCTATCCGTGCAATGTGTGAGGGCAAGGTGCACTGAATGTCTCTATCGCGTGCACGAGGGGGCAGAGTCGGGTtcgagagaggggaggggggaggtcTACcctgcctcttcctccctgTGTAGGCGTGCAGTTCTTCTTCGTATGTAAGGGTTGTCTTGGCATCATCTTAGTGGTAGGCTCACTTCAAGCAGCAAAAGCAGAAAAAAGCGCGGCATCCCTTTACCCCGtgctgcacacgcgtgcgcgtgagcggGCGCTCGTGTCCGTGACAGGAACGACGCGCTGGCGGAAAAAAAGGAATTTTCACAGCCGTAGTTCCACAGCGTAGAAGCTGTGCCCCACGGctgggagggggcggcggacAGTGCGGAGTCGCCGTCCTGCTTCCTCATTTGAATGTCGCTTCTTTGCGTACGACCACACCCGCCGTCTGACCCCTcttcggtgtgtgtgtgtgtgtgtgtgtgtgtgtgtgtgtgtgcgtttgcaCATGAGGAGTCCATGGGACTGGGTGCGAGGgctctgcttctccgccCCCACCTTCTTCCCAAGAGATGCCTCTCCTCGTTGTCGCTACTTCTGTCCTTACCCGGCAAAAgcgtggcagccgcaccttCATAGCAGAGTGCGCGTGCCCGGTGCGTAGGCGTGCGTCTTTGGATGCGGTGCGGACGAGAAGGGCTGCAGCCACGTGCCGACTACACCTTTTCCTCCGTCTTCGCATCTCTCTCGGCTTTCCTCTTTGTGTCGCCGTCTTTTGCTGGTTTTCTCTGTGCGCGGctgtatgtctgtgtgcatgtgtgtgcgtgatgaTTGCTTTTTCATCGATACTGATGGCGCCTGCGGTGCAGATGGATGTGTCCGGCCAAGGACGTCGCCGACACGCCGAAACGGACAGGAAGAGCAACGAAGAAAAGCGAAGAAGAGACGGTGAACGCTAAGGCAGTATCAGCAGAGCATCGAACGCAACACCCGACGTCGCATCTTAAGTCCTCtccgcacatacacacacatatatatatatatataaagcTTTTTATTTTTGTGTGgctccaccccccccccctgtgggtgtgtgcatgtgtgcgtaaaaaagaggaagacgcgttgtctctccccctctctcgctgcagctggtggcttcgtgcacgcgctcgctgacgctctgcttctccacacgacggagaggggagaaaagGGGCTGTTTGCACGACGCTTATGTAGCGCGAATCCAATacaaacacacgcagacacagacacagacacagaaaCACCCTGGCGTAGCGGAGAAGCGTGTGCCGTTCTCCATTTCTGTTCGTGCTGCTCGCCCACAATGACGCAGCCACCGGGTGCCTCcgagaaggaaaagacgGCCCGACTCGTCGCGTCACTTTCCAGACATGAGCAGGTGGAGCTcttggcgcaggcgctcttGCGGGAGTACATGCATCGGCGCGGCCTACGCGAGACGCTGCGTACCTTTGACGCGGAGAACCCGCGCGATGAGCGCACCATCTCATCTCGCGCTCTCATGCGTCAGCTGCTGAACATTCCTGTCGACGGGCGGCCATCACGGCTGCAGCCcaccgcttcctcctcctcggcgaaACCGCAGGCTCCGACCTTCATGGAGGAGCTGTGCTCCTATCGGCTGACAAAGAACAGCTACCGGAGCCTGGACGGGAAGAGgggcggcgagcagcagcgtatCCAGGAGGAAGACCCTAGTGATGTGGAGCTGCGTGCATTGCGCGAGGCAGCAGATGCACAGCGGGCGGCAAAAACCTCATGcgagcagaagcagcgcgaaTACGAAGAGCTGCTTGCCGCGGAAGAGGCCTATCAGCAGCGCAAGGAGGGGCacaaagagaggaggaagcgtAAGTACAAGGAcaagaggaggcgcagtTTGAAGCAGCGCTCCCGTGACGACGCTGGCAGCAACGATGATGAGGCGGAGAGTGAAAGCGAGCAGAGCGATGATAGTGAGGGCaaagaaggagctgcgctcGTCGCCGGCTACTCCCACGCGTCGAGAAGGCCACAGTGGGCCCCATCGGGCAAGCGCCGGCTGTCGGCCGAGTCCGGAAGTGGTGTGAATGCGACCGCTGTAGCGGTGGGCGCGCATTGGCAGCCACCAGGCAATGCCGCTCGAGCAGGTGCCGACCACAGCACTTCCGGCGATGGCGTCTCTCGCCGTTCTGCGAAGATCGTTTCTGGTGGAACGGTCCGTCTTGGGCTGGACAACGCCGATATTAAGGATAGAAGCGACCACGAGAGTGAGGAGGACCCGTTCGGGCTCAGTGGGGCGAGTCGGCaggcgctgatggcgcgAGTTcgcgcagagagcgagcacTGGCCGACGCAAGCTAACGGAGGTGCCACCCATGCCCAtgccagcagcacgagcaaTGTTAACGGCGACGGGGGTGCCCCGGACAGTACTCTGAGCGCTGCACCTGCCGCTCTCTCGACGCTAGCCGGGCGAGGAGCAGGTGATAGGGGACTTGCCTCGCTGAGCGGCCCTCGACCAGTTGGacgggcggcagcaggaTTCAACCCGAACGGCACGTATGCGTCTCCATCGTTCTCTGGGTCGCTTTCTGCCACTGTACCTGCCGGTGCCAACGGAGGCATGGCTGCGCTTCGCATGAAGGCCTCATCCATCCCGATTCCTGGCCTGAGCGCAGATGGCGCCGTGAGAGGACTggcgagcacgcacagcaGTGGCTTTCCTTCGGCGATGCCGACTGTCAGTTCGGCACCGAGCATCCTGGTGAAGCACGTGAGCGCACGGCAACAGTGCGACGATGGTGCAGCCAGCGACGGGGCACTTCATTCGTACGACCGaaccgcgctgccgcgcagcagcgcgctagccggcagcaacggcggcagcactgcgcgcactgctgccgcctgcaTTCCGTCACCGAACGCTTCTGCTCTGAGCGAGTCGGCCTCCCCGGTGTTCTCTGTGGCTTCGCGATCCCCCGCCAGCAACGCTGGCGGATcaggcggaggcgggggcAGTGGACTGCGCCACGGTATCGGGTTCCGCACTTCGTCTACCTCGGCGGAAGGgacggcgtcctcgtccgccgcattcatcggcgctgccgaccccgctgccggtgctgcaaAGCCGAGCCGCAAAGAGCGCCGTGTAAAGCTGCTCGTGGATTGATGAGAGGTGAAGAGCctgagtgtgcgtgcgtgtgtgcgtgctgctttTTGAACTCAATGACGGATGCGGATGCGGGTGTCCATGCGAAGtgtctctccttctcttcctctcgtcTCGCTTCCTCCATTCCTGCTTGCAGACAAGcacacggcggtgctgccgatgTTGATGCCAGTGAGCCAAGCGAACCGCAGAGGTGGCTGGATGACGAATGTaacatgtatatatatatatagtgGAGAGGAtgttggtggtggcggtggcgctgttgGTGCCGTTGGTGGCGGGTGAGCTGCTTGCGTGCCTGCAGTTGTGGGTGTATCTCCGCGCATGCAGGTGGGACAGACGGAGGCCACGGACAGGTAGCGTCAGCCAACAGCCACTCGCGCATTCGTATGCgccaaagagagaagaggggcgcGTCTCTCTGAATCCTTTTTCGCGCGCAGCCTCTAAGGATGTGTCCGCTCAAGGGCAGCGCTCCCTTCTTCGAAACCCCCTCCCGCTCAGGGTGCGCCCTCTTCACGCTGCACACCTCTCAACCCTCCGTGAACttcacagacacgcacgcgtttGCCGGGAGTAGCAGCAACAGGTGCCGAAGGCACCTGCGCAAACGACGATCCCGAGCTCGGGGCGCAGAGGGGTGCAATGCGTGCCGTTGTGGGACTGAAATACCGCTCTCGCACCCCtctgcgcttgtgtgcctcGTGTTTCTGAGCGCGCGCACTGCACCTATCGTTGTTGTCTCATCACGGCAGTGtatgtgctgcagcacatgcCCGCGCCCACCCTCCCCGTTTTGATTGATACGACTTGCGCCTTTCTTGCGCGGTCGACATCTCCTTGTCTTCCCTTGCACGGCCCTCGCTTTatctctttctttcccccTCACGTTGCTGAATGGCTGCATGTGCCCTTGTCTCTTGTTTTGgcaacacgcacgccccctccctcctctctcgtggCACAACTTcgcttgccgccgccacggcgatcACTGCGACTACCCGCCCTGGGCACGTATACGCACATAGACATATGCATACTCATGTACGcacgcgcccccctccctcctctccctccctaaaagaaaagaaacacGCAACCTTCCATtggcgcaggtgcagccTTGTTTCTTGTGTTTCGCCTTCGCACCCCCTTTTCCCGCCCGGTCTTCGCTGCAGGCGTAACGAAACGGAAAAGGAGACACACCAAGGCCTGTTGGTGGTGTCTCTCGGCCTCCGCTTCCCCACCTCCCCCGTCGGCCCACAACCCCACACACGCTGGCACTCCGCACCTCTCAGCTCTCCATCTTCCCAAACGTCGAGCTTGCTGaccctctttttctttcgttgaCTGcgattctttttttttttctttcgtgcgcgtgcgtgttgccGCATCCGCACTCGCTTGTCGTTTTACATGCGCGGTCGGCTCAGATCGATCGAGCCCCCTTGACAAGCCGAactgcacagcagcgatACGGCCACCCAtccttctttgtgtgcgtcgtggggtgtgtgcgtgagtacgtgtgcgtgcgcacgacACCCATCATCGCTACCACCATTCACTAAcacagcagtggcggctTTGGTTTGAGGAATCTTACGCTCTagtgcacctgcagcagctctggcgCGCTTGCTGCGGCTTCCTTTCTTTTGCGCTGTGACCCACacgtggctgcggctgcgaatttgtgtgcacacacacacacgcacgcaacagcaacaaaaagcGAACGGAAAGCAAACCGAAAGTCAGATCCAAGTACgcggaggaaaggagggTCGAGCGATCTGCAAGACGCCGCCACCTGGCAGACATTCGACACTCAGAACTTGTATCACGGATTGACGATATTGTATTTGCCCCAGTTGCGGTGGCCGGTCTCTTGCTTGTCGAGGCGAACCTCACACATCCGCGATGGGGTGCGACTCATCCAAGGAGAGCGTGGCGTCCAACACCGCGTCCGCGAGCAGCAGGGGCAGCCGCAACTGCGCCGAGAAGGGGAAAGGTGGACGACGCACTTATAGTAATGGTAGTACAGAAGTCAAAGGCAAATCGGGCGCCAGTGGTGCccacaacggcggcagcatggctggcgccggtggcacTATGGCGGATCAGAGCCGCTGGCCGACGTGCCACTTTTGCCACCGCAAGGTCCCGGACAAGGACTACAACGCCCACACTGTCATGTGCGACGAGCGTGAGGTGACGTGCTGGAACTCTTGGTGCCGCCAGATTGTGCGGCAAGGTGACCTGCAGAAGCATCTGGAGGACTGCGGGAGGCGGCAGAAGGCGATTTGCCCCAAGTGCGGTGCCGAGATCCTGGCCATGGAGATGCTGGCGCACCGGGATAGCTGCCAGCCAAAGCCGTGCCCGCAATGCGGGGAGCTATGCATCACCCGCATCCACAAGTGGTGCCCCAAGACAATCCTGGCCAAGGTGAAGTTCATCAACGGTCCTTTCGCGACGGAggttctgcagcgccgcttcttgCCGCccggaaaagagaaggaccCGAGGGCGAAGCTCGAGTATAGCGTGGCGCGGATGCAGCTTCTGTGGCGCTGGATCAAGTGCAAAGGCATGATCGAGGAGACGATCTTCCGCAGCGTGTACAAGGAGATGGACCTCAAAAAAGAGGGTTTCGCCATTTTCAAGGCTCACGACAAGGTCAACGAGCAACACGTCATGGCACCGAAGCGGTCGCGATCAGTGATTCAGGCACCAGTGGTGGCCCCAGCGACGTCCTCGCACTACTTCCCGGTGAACACCAACGCCCCTATCACCCTTCACCACGTCGAGCAGATGATCAAGGACATCAAGAACCGCGTGCTTCTGCCGTACCCGGCCGCCTGGCGCGTCTTCACCGACGCGATGAACCACCTCAACACCATGCCGAAtgtcgtgcgcgtgtcgccgGCCGTCGGGGCCCGCGTCAGCAACGGCCGCGTGATTCAGGGCTGCAAGGTAGTCGTCGTGGGTGACTTGCACGGCCAGATTGCCGACCTCCTGCATATCCTCAAGGAGAGCGGTATGCCGAGCGAGAGTAATTATTACGTCTTCAACGGCGACTACGTCGACCGCGGCGCGTGCGGTGTGGAGATCATTCTcatcctcttctccctgATGCTGGCGTGCCCCAAGTACGTCACGCTCAACCGCGGCAACCACGAGTGCGACTACATGAACGACGAGTATGGCTTCGATGTTGAGGTGAGCACCAAGTATGACCGTAACGTGTTCCGGCTTATCcagcgctgcttctgcgCCTTGCCGCTCGCCACGCTCATCGGTGGCAAGATCTTCGTCGTTCACGGCGGTCCGCCTCGGCGACGCGGGGTTAGCATCAACGATATCTCGCGTATCCAGCGCTTCCGGCAGATTCCGATCCCCAACTACTCGCAgcccgaggaggacgagatCTTCCAGGACATGCTGTGGTCCGACCCGGTAGAGGACATAAAGGGCTGGCGAGAGAGTCAGCGTGGCGCGGGCGTCGAATTCGGCTCCGACGTGACGATGGAGTTCTTGGAGAACAACAAGCTGGAGCTCATCGTACGTTCGCACGAGGATTGCCTGAGCGGGTACGAGGAGCACCATAACCACAAGCTACTGACGATCTTCTCGGCTAGCAACTACGACGGACCGAACTCGAACTACGGCGCCATCTGCACCTTCATCGGCGACAACCTGGAGCCGTCTTACCACACGTACCAGATGTTCGAGGACGAGTACGACGACTCGCAGGTGGTGAGTCTCACCGACTCTTTcgcgctgacggcgccgaACATCGCCAGGATCAGCTCCTTCACCGCTACCATCGGAAGCGTCGGCTTTGGGGTGAACAAGAGTAACTTTATGAGCCGAGttctgctgcaccgtcgcaCGAAAGACAACATTCTGcgtgagctgcgcgagcgcatctaccagcgccgccaccgccttctAGCCTACTTCTCGAAGCTCGACCGCACGAACAAGGGGTCACTGTGGATGATCGAGTGGGTGGAGTCGATGCGCAACGTACTAAACCTCGACCTGCCATGGTACTTCCTGCGTGGCTACCTCGTCGAGGTGGACGATCACTCGCGCATCTGGTACGCCCCGTTCCTGAACCGCTTCCACAACGTGCTGCAAGATCTGTGGGGTGAGGAGTGGCGGCAgtccgtgtgcgcgcgagtgctgcagcagcagcgcatgaaTCACCGCTCGCAGCTCGTTTCTGCCGCCTTCAACAAGGAGGTGGTGAACTACAACGAGTTCTGCTCTGTCATGCGCGCCATCGACTACACGACGAGCGACTGCCAACTCTTCCAGTTGTTCGAGTCGTTCGACGAGAAGGGCAACGGTCATATCAGCGGACCAGAATTCTTGAAGAAGGTACAGCAGATCGCCAACGACAAGCCCGATCCGCTCCGCTGGGACATCGATGCcatggagcagctgcagaatATCGTGATCCAGGGCCGCAGCCAGCTTCCCTCGCTGTTCCGTGTAACTTCGCGGGACAAGGCGCTGTCAAGAGAGCGCTTCATGGCCGGCATGGCGCAGCTGGGCCGTTGCATGCGCAAGCAGCTAACACAGCCACAGAGGGAGGCTATCTTTGACTTTATGAAGCAGCGCGTGccagagggggaggagatgaCTTTCGA is a window of Leishmania donovani BPK282A1 complete genome, chromosome 12 DNA encoding:
- a CDS encoding serine/threonine protein phosphatase-like protein; this translates as MGCDSSKESVASNTASASSRGSRNCAEKGKGGRRTYSNGSTEVKGKSGASGAHNGGSMAGAGGTMADQSRWPTCHFCHRKVPDKDYNAHTVMCDEREVTCWNSWCRQIVRQGDLQKHLEDCGRRQKAICPKCGAEILAMEMLAHRDSCQPKPCPQCGELCITRIHKWCPKTILAKVKFINGPFATEVLQRRFLPPGKEKDPRAKLEYSVARMQLLWRWIKCKGMIEETIFRSVYKEMDLKKEGFAIFKAHDKVNEQHVMAPKRSRSVIQAPVVAPATSSHYFPVNTNAPITLHHVEQMIKDIKNRVLLPYPAAWRVFTDAMNHLNTMPNVVRVSPAVGARVSNGRVIQGCKVVVVGDLHGQIADLLHILKESGMPSESNYYVFNGDYVDRGACGVEIILILFSLMLACPKYVTLNRGNHECDYMNDEYGFDVEVSTKYDRNVFRLIQRCFCALPLATLIGGKIFVVHGGPPRRRGVSINDISRIQRFRQIPIPNYSQPEEDEIFQDMLWSDPVEDIKGWRESQRGAGVEFGSDVTMEFLENNKLELIVRSHEDCLSGYEEHHNHKLLTIFSASNYDGPNSNYGAICTFIGDNLEPSYHTYQMFEDEYDDSQVVSLTDSFALTAPNIARISSFTATIGSVGFGVNKSNFMSRVLLHRRTKDNILRELRERIYQRRHRLLAYFSKLDRTNKGSLWMIEWVESMRNVLNLDLPWYFLRGYLVEVDDHSRIWYAPFLNRFHNVLQDLWGEEWRQSVCARVLQQQRMNHRSQLVSAAFNKEVVNYNEFCSVMRAIDYTTSDCQLFQLFESFDEKGNGHISGPEFLKKVQQIANDKPDPLRWDIDAMEQLQNIVIQGRSQLPSLFRVTSRDKALSRERFMAGMAQLGRCMRKQLTQPQREAIFDFMKQRVPEGEEMTFDMFLLCVYVFDRRTVAGMKSSYSLSDLNELGLAPISFRNTSFSGSGTGR